A region from the Hylaeus volcanicus isolate JK05 chromosome 6, UHH_iyHylVolc1.0_haploid, whole genome shotgun sequence genome encodes:
- the LOC128879051 gene encoding probable serine hydrolase, whose protein sequence is MYYIPSHGIRMYFKMNSGFLLKRMLHTNTQPLLNSVKEVEIKVPGWQIKGKLWGPEDKQPILALHGWQDNAGSFDALAPILSENTPILAIDLPGHGLSSWLPTGMMYNNIMYILLIKRIQNYFGWDKIKIMGHSFGGFLSFYYASLLPKDMEYVILLDVPLLSMPISRTKYNKYFSENISKFIEMDEFTSKPKYTETEIITRLMAGMKNSLNEASCRMLMKRGATKEENGTYTFNRDPRIKYLPLLSQFITEDIQMSAECMTSPCLLISATKSHLYNEADVSKCVNLMKDNKTVYWEKVEGLHHVHMMDPKAVANIIFSFLQKYNK, encoded by the exons atgTACTATATTCCGAGTCATGGTATTAGAATGTACTTCAAAATGAATTCAGgatttctattaaaaagaatgttacATACTAATACGCAACCATTACTGAATTCAGTAAAAGAAGTAGAAATTAAAGTACCAGGGTGGCAGATTAAAG GAAAATTATGGGGACCAGAAGACAAGCAACCTATATTAGCTTTACATGGATGGCAAGATAATGCTGGATCATTCGATGCACTTGCTCCAATTCTGTCTGAGAATACTCCGATATTGGCTATTGATTTACCTGGTCATGGATTATCTAGTTGGCTACCTACAGGAAtgatgtacaataatataatgtacatactactgattaaacgaatacaaaattattttggatgggataaaataaaaataatgggaCATTCCTTTGGTGGATTTTTAAGCTTCTACTACGCATCTCTTTTGCCAAAGGATATGGAATACGTAATACTATTAGATGTTCCACTTCTTAGTATGCCAATATCTAGGACTAAATACAATAAGTACTTCTCTGAAAACATATCTAAATTCATAGAGATGGACGAATTTACATCTAAACCAAAATACACAGAAACAGAAATCATAACTAGATTGATGGCTGGTATGAAAAACAGTTTAAATGAAGCTTCATGCAGAATGTTAATGAAACGTGGTgctacaaaagaagaaaatggaacATATACTTTCAACAGAGATCCAAGAATTAAGtatcttcctcttctttcacAATTTATCACAGAAGATATACAAATGTCTGCTGAATGTATGACATCTCCGTGTCTCCTGATCAGTGCAACAAAATCACATCTATATAACGAAGCCGATGTATCCAAATGCGTGAACCTTATGAAGGACAATAAAACTGTTTACTGGGAGAAAGTTGAAGGACTGCACCATGTTCATATGATGGATCCAAAAGCTGTagctaatattattttttcatttttgcaaaaatataacaaataa
- the LOC128879052 gene encoding ras-related protein Ral-a isoform X1, with translation MSKKPGTTQAMHKVIMVGSGGVGKSALTLQFMYDEFVEDYEPTKADSYRKKVVLDGEEVQIDILDTAGQEDYAAIRDNYFRSGEGFLCVFSITEDDSFQATQEFREQILRVKNDENIPFLLVGNKSDLQEKRKVSLAEAQARSQQWGVPYVETSAKTKENVDKVFFDLMREIRSRKIEDKSASNGRGKDRAKRKKKKCIIL, from the exons ATGTCAAAAAAGCCAGGTACCACACAAGCAATGCATAAAGTTATAATGGTTGGAAGTGGAGGTGTTGGGAAATCTGCTcttacattacaatttatgtATGATGAG tttgtAGAGGACTATGAACCAACGAAAGCAGATTCCTACAGAAAAAAAGTTGTATTAGATGGAGAAGAAGTACAAATAGATATCCTAGATACTGCAGGACAGGAAGATTATGCAGCAATTcgagataattattttcgaagcGGAGAGGGATTTCTCTGTGTGTTTTCTATAACGGAAGACGACAGTTTTCAGGCTACTCAAGAATTTAG AGAACAGATTCTTAGGGTAAAAAACGATGAGAACATTCCATTTCTATTAGTGGGAAATAAAAGTGATTTacaagagaaaagaaaagtcaGTTTAGCCGAAGCTCAAGCCAGGTCGCAACAGTGGGGTGTACCATACGTAGAAACAAGTGcgaaaacaaaggaaaatgtCGATAAG GTCTTTTTCGACTTGATGCGTGAAATAAGGTCGCGCAAGATTGAGGACAAGTCCGCGAGTAACGGTCGTGGAAAGGACCGtgcgaagaggaagaaaaagaagtgcaTTATTCTATAG
- the LOC128879052 gene encoding ras-related protein Ral-a isoform X2: MSKKPGTTQAMHKVIMVGSGGVGKSALTLQFMYDEFVEDYEPTKADSYRKKVVLDGEEVQIDILDTAGQEDYAAIRDNYFRSGEGFLCVFSITEDDSFQATQEFREQILRVKNDENIPFLLVGNKSDLQEKRKVSLAEAQARSQQWGVPYVETSAKTKENVDKVFFDLMRAIAARKAQENQGDGNERKKKRNCCILL; this comes from the exons ATGTCAAAAAAGCCAGGTACCACACAAGCAATGCATAAAGTTATAATGGTTGGAAGTGGAGGTGTTGGGAAATCTGCTcttacattacaatttatgtATGATGAG tttgtAGAGGACTATGAACCAACGAAAGCAGATTCCTACAGAAAAAAAGTTGTATTAGATGGAGAAGAAGTACAAATAGATATCCTAGATACTGCAGGACAGGAAGATTATGCAGCAATTcgagataattattttcgaagcGGAGAGGGATTTCTCTGTGTGTTTTCTATAACGGAAGACGACAGTTTTCAGGCTACTCAAGAATTTAG AGAACAGATTCTTAGGGTAAAAAACGATGAGAACATTCCATTTCTATTAGTGGGAAATAAAAGTGATTTacaagagaaaagaaaagtcaGTTTAGCCGAAGCTCAAGCCAGGTCGCAACAGTGGGGTGTACCATACGTAGAAACAAGTGcgaaaacaaaggaaaatgtCGATAAG GTATTCTTTGACTTAATGCGTGCAATAGCTGCACGTAAAGCACAGGAAAATCAAGGGGACGGGAACGAACgtaagaagaaaagaaattgttgcaTTTTGCTctaa